Proteins encoded in a region of the Acidobacteriota bacterium genome:
- a CDS encoding ABC transporter permease, with protein sequence MNRFASRWHRLAIRAYPRAFRDRLGDDLQDTFLRRVAAARARNVLRGAFALATGLLDTCASGLAERSADRRERIHNATHSSSPPRSLLMTWESIVSDVQLALRHIRKSPVFAAMTVATLAVGIGANSAIFSAVYAALLKPLPYAGADRLVALWSDQTKIGDSNYPMSPANYDAFKRETTTLSQVEGMYSFLVNLQIPNGDSSETIQVSTVTPGMFRMLGRQASLGRGLQEGDAQSVVLSHAYWLRRFGGDRSVVGQPLPRVGGTPLTIVGVMPEDFIFPYRSMLGPSGFSRAQSADAWRLLTPATETRMVDATGQPNRTIHFFSVIGRLKDGEPLGRAVAELKTIADRRAQALPESNTGYGVTVRPLLDQTVGKIRPALILLTTGVGVLLLLTCINIANVLLARASGQRRDQAVRAALGASRTRLLQQALVESVVLSVLGGMAAMGVVAIGSSALLAIAPADLPRVTEARVSLPIALFTLGLSVVVGLLTGLLPAISSARAKPEDGLRDSKRNTASARQRLVRSSLVVAEVTLATFLTIGAGLLLRSFTAVLSVDPGFATDHVLTFQVSVPARYADARARIEFYEELRTKLAALPGVTSIGGSTRMPLGSTQVSTQLSVEGRSVRPTDLPEVQMRRSVHDFFGTMRIPVLEGRVFSDADRTVGEPIAVVNAALAAKVFPNESPVGRRVQMGPNPTADGWLRIIGVVGSVRHSSLEETPQPEIYISHLQGPPIGPFMAMRTTGDPALLASGLRATLKEMGIDPPSNVRTMDELRSESVGERRFVLWLVGAFGVVALMLAGVGVYGVISLVVAERTGEVGVRLALGATPGQVWSMLVAQAATLGALGVAIGAGAAFVLTPLAAAMLFGVSPADPLTFVGVSALLLAIAIAAGALPARRAMRVDPATALR encoded by the coding sequence GTGAACCGTTTTGCCTCCCGGTGGCATCGCCTGGCGATACGAGCCTATCCGCGGGCGTTCCGCGACAGGCTTGGCGACGACCTGCAGGACACGTTCCTTCGCCGCGTAGCGGCTGCGCGAGCGCGCAATGTGCTGCGTGGCGCCTTCGCCCTCGCCACCGGCCTGCTGGACACGTGTGCATCCGGCCTGGCTGAGAGATCAGCCGATCGCCGCGAGCGGATCCACAACGCCACCCACTCTTCATCGCCACCTCGGAGCCTGCTTATGACATGGGAATCCATCGTTAGTGACGTGCAACTCGCGTTGCGACACATCCGCAAGTCACCGGTCTTCGCCGCGATGACGGTGGCGACATTGGCCGTTGGCATCGGCGCGAACAGCGCAATCTTTTCTGCGGTGTATGCCGCGCTCCTCAAGCCACTGCCTTACGCCGGCGCGGATCGGCTGGTAGCGCTCTGGAGCGATCAGACAAAGATTGGCGACAGCAACTACCCGATGTCGCCGGCCAACTACGATGCGTTCAAACGCGAGACCACCACGCTGTCGCAGGTGGAAGGGATGTATTCGTTCCTGGTCAACCTGCAGATTCCGAATGGGGACTCGTCTGAGACGATTCAGGTATCAACCGTCACACCGGGCATGTTCCGGATGCTCGGGCGACAGGCGTCGCTGGGCAGAGGACTGCAGGAGGGCGATGCACAATCCGTGGTGCTGAGCCACGCCTACTGGCTGCGTCGCTTCGGAGGCGACCGCTCAGTGGTTGGCCAGCCACTCCCGCGGGTTGGCGGAACGCCACTCACGATTGTCGGCGTCATGCCAGAGGATTTCATCTTTCCGTACCGGTCGATGCTTGGGCCAAGCGGGTTTTCACGCGCGCAATCGGCCGACGCGTGGCGGCTACTGACGCCGGCAACCGAAACGCGCATGGTGGACGCCACGGGCCAGCCGAACCGGACGATTCACTTCTTCTCGGTCATCGGCAGGCTGAAGGATGGCGAGCCGCTCGGCCGAGCCGTAGCGGAACTGAAGACGATCGCCGACCGTCGTGCGCAGGCGCTTCCGGAGTCGAACACCGGGTACGGCGTCACGGTGCGTCCGTTGCTCGATCAGACGGTGGGCAAGATCCGCCCAGCGCTGATCCTCTTGACCACTGGCGTCGGCGTGCTTCTGCTCTTGACCTGCATCAACATCGCGAACGTCCTGTTGGCGCGGGCCAGTGGACAACGACGGGATCAGGCCGTTCGAGCCGCACTCGGGGCATCCCGCACACGCTTGCTGCAGCAGGCCCTTGTGGAAAGCGTGGTGCTGTCGGTGCTGGGAGGCATGGCGGCAATGGGGGTGGTCGCGATTGGATCCTCCGCGCTGCTCGCGATCGCCCCGGCAGATCTGCCGAGGGTGACCGAGGCGCGGGTGTCGCTCCCGATTGCATTGTTCACACTCGGGCTTTCTGTTGTGGTGGGCCTCCTGACGGGATTGCTACCTGCGATTTCATCAGCGCGCGCTAAGCCAGAAGACGGCCTGCGTGACTCCAAGCGGAATACCGCCAGCGCCCGTCAGCGCCTGGTGCGCTCCTCGCTCGTCGTCGCCGAAGTCACGCTTGCGACGTTCCTGACGATCGGCGCCGGACTGCTGCTGCGCAGCTTCACGGCAGTGCTCAGCGTGGACCCGGGGTTCGCAACCGACCACGTGCTCACCTTCCAGGTCAGCGTGCCCGCACGCTACGCCGACGCTCGGGCCAGGATCGAGTTCTACGAGGAACTGCGAACCAAGCTGGCGGCCCTGCCTGGCGTGACAAGCATTGGAGGCTCCACGCGCATGCCACTGGGCAGCACCCAGGTTAGTACGCAGTTGAGTGTTGAGGGCCGGAGTGTTCGTCCGACCGATCTTCCTGAAGTACAGATGCGTCGTTCAGTCCACGACTTCTTCGGGACGATGCGAATTCCGGTGCTTGAAGGCCGCGTGTTTAGTGACGCGGATCGAACTGTCGGAGAACCGATAGCGGTTGTGAACGCCGCCCTCGCCGCGAAAGTCTTCCCGAATGAGTCACCGGTTGGGCGCAGGGTTCAGATGGGACCGAATCCGACGGCGGACGGCTGGCTGCGGATCATCGGCGTTGTGGGAAGTGTGAGGCACAGCAGCCTTGAGGAGACACCTCAGCCCGAGATCTACATCAGTCATTTGCAGGGCCCGCCGATCGGACCGTTCATGGCGATGCGCACAACAGGCGACCCCGCCCTGCTGGCCTCCGGCCTTCGGGCGACGCTGAAGGAGATGGGCATTGACCCGCCATCAAACGTCCGAACCATGGATGAACTTCGCAGCGAGTCGGTGGGCGAGCGACGATTCGTGCTCTGGCTCGTCGGTGCCTTCGGAGTGGTTGCGCTGATGCTCGCCGGCGTGGGGGTCTATGGCGTGATCTCGCTGGTGGTGGCGGAAAGGACGGGTGAAGTGGGCGTGCGGCTCGCGCTCGGCGCCACACCAGGACAGGTGTGGTCGATGCTGGTGGCGCAGGCCGCCACGCTGGGCGCGCTCGGTGTGGCAATCGGCGCCGGTGCCGCGTTTGTGCTGACGCCACTGGCAGCTGCGATGCTCTTTGGCGTCTCGCCTGCCGACCCGTTGACGTTTGTGGGCGTATCGGCGCTGCTGCTCGCCATCGCGATTGCCGCAGGTGCGCTGCCGGCGCGCCGGGCGATGCGCGTCGACCCTGCGACGGCGCTTCGCTGA
- a CDS encoding pirin family protein yields MSIRPVSRIVSAQPTLEGAGVKLHRGFGFGTTSEFDPFLLFDDFRGERPADYLAGFPWHPHRGIETITYVLAGTVHHGDSLGNEGALTAGDVQWMTSGSGIIHQEMPTGDADGRMHGFQLWANLPAALKMTAPRYQEVHATDIPVVVDDDGTRVKIVCGGFWGKRGPVDGIAADPVYLDVSVPPGVRKTLPVETTRHAFAYVFAGAGSFRDASAPQGVLTDTTGEIDEAPVLDLTGNRSLVLFDRGDEVTVQAGPEGVRFLLVSGKPLGEPVAWHGPIVMNTQDEIRQALSDLRQGTFIRT; encoded by the coding sequence ATGTCGATTCGTCCCGTGTCACGTATCGTTTCCGCGCAGCCAACTCTGGAAGGTGCGGGCGTCAAGCTGCATCGCGGTTTTGGCTTCGGCACCACCTCGGAGTTTGATCCATTCCTGCTGTTCGACGATTTCAGGGGCGAGCGGCCCGCGGACTACCTCGCCGGCTTTCCGTGGCACCCACATCGCGGCATCGAGACCATCACGTACGTGTTGGCCGGCACGGTCCATCACGGCGATAGTCTCGGTAACGAAGGCGCACTAACCGCCGGCGATGTCCAGTGGATGACGTCGGGAAGCGGCATCATCCACCAGGAGATGCCCACCGGTGACGCGGACGGCCGCATGCACGGCTTCCAACTCTGGGCCAACCTGCCTGCTGCGCTTAAGATGACCGCGCCTCGGTATCAGGAAGTGCACGCGACAGACATCCCGGTCGTCGTGGATGACGATGGGACGCGGGTGAAGATTGTGTGCGGCGGGTTTTGGGGGAAACGAGGTCCGGTGGACGGTATCGCGGCCGATCCGGTGTATCTGGATGTCTCGGTGCCACCCGGTGTGCGTAAAACGCTGCCGGTGGAGACCACGCGACATGCGTTTGCATACGTCTTCGCCGGTGCGGGGTCATTTCGCGATGCGTCTGCGCCGCAGGGCGTGCTGACCGACACCACGGGGGAGATCGACGAAGCCCCGGTGCTGGACCTGACGGGCAATCGGTCATTGGTGCTGTTCGATCGCGGCGACGAAGTCACGGTGCAAGCGGGTCCGGAGGGCGTTCGCTTCCTGCTCGTCTCGGGCAAACCTCTGGGCGAACCCGTCGCTTGGCACGGCCCCATCGTCATGAACACGCAGGACGAGATTCGCCAGGCCCTCTCAGATTTGCGTCAGGGCACGTTTATTCGCACCTGA
- a CDS encoding DinB family protein, producing the protein MTVADIAFLFAYTESANEQIFDAAAALSHEQTTRAVGGSFPSIRETLSHMAAADWIWLCRWTGESPKGWPTWANGSVSEIHEEWRRIHAARKEFILGLADADLDREISFTRINGDADRAKLGFLLLHVANHATYHRGQVASQIRMVGGVPPSTDLLRFRP; encoded by the coding sequence ATGACGGTTGCGGATATTGCCTTCCTCTTCGCCTACACCGAATCGGCCAACGAGCAAATTTTCGACGCTGCGGCGGCGCTTTCGCACGAGCAAACCACTCGCGCGGTCGGAGGCAGTTTCCCGTCGATTCGCGAGACGCTCTCGCACATGGCCGCCGCCGACTGGATTTGGCTCTGCCGGTGGACGGGCGAGAGCCCAAAGGGCTGGCCGACCTGGGCCAACGGTTCGGTCAGCGAGATTCATGAGGAATGGCGGCGCATCCATGCCGCGCGCAAGGAATTCATCCTCGGCCTGGCCGACGCCGACCTGGACCGCGAGATTTCATTCACCCGGATCAACGGCGACGCCGATCGCGCGAAGCTGGGTTTTCTGCTCCTGCACGTGGCGAACCACGCCACCTACCATCGCGGCCAGGTGGCCAGCCAGATCCGCATGGTCGGCGGCGTGCCGCCTTCCACAGACCTGCTGCGCTTCCGGCCGTGA
- a CDS encoding TVP38/TMEM64 family protein — protein MTARNRKVTALLAFAVVLAIAVWSYMSGGTVRVLMDAAGGLGDSGQALDALRAALDRWGRLAPVVYVAAVVLEVLVAPIPGTLLYAPAGALFGGLMGGTLSLVGNTLGAAIACGVGSALGEDALARRVEGTKAAQYRDAIRARGLWVVLLLRVNPLTSSDIVSYMAGAVGVPVWRVALGTFIGMAPLCYAQAYLAEQIFEILPGAVYVLVAAGLLYVAALVVWLTRK, from the coding sequence ATGACTGCCCGAAATCGCAAGGTCACGGCGTTGCTCGCCTTCGCGGTGGTACTGGCGATAGCGGTTTGGTCCTACATGTCCGGAGGCACCGTCCGCGTCCTGATGGACGCCGCTGGCGGTTTGGGCGATTCCGGACAGGCTCTGGACGCATTACGCGCCGCGCTGGACCGCTGGGGGCGCCTTGCGCCGGTGGTTTATGTGGCGGCGGTGGTGCTCGAGGTGCTGGTGGCGCCGATTCCTGGCACGCTGCTGTATGCGCCCGCCGGCGCCCTGTTCGGCGGCCTGATGGGCGGCACGTTGTCGCTCGTCGGCAACACCCTGGGAGCAGCTATCGCTTGCGGGGTCGGTAGCGCGCTCGGCGAGGACGCGCTGGCGAGGCGCGTTGAGGGAACGAAGGCCGCTCAGTACCGCGATGCGATTCGCGCGCGCGGCCTGTGGGTGGTCCTCCTCCTGCGCGTCAATCCACTGACGTCGTCAGACATCGTGTCGTATATGGCCGGGGCGGTGGGGGTGCCGGTGTGGCGGGTGGCGTTGGGGACGTTTATCGGGATGGCGCCCCTGTGTTACGCCCAGGCGTACCTGGCCGAGCAGATCTTCGAAATCCTGCCCGGCGCCGTGTATGTGCTGGTGGCGGCCGGCCTGTTGTACGTCGCCGCCCTCGTCGTCTGGCTCACCCGCAAATAA
- a CDS encoding ABC transporter permease: MTSLRFALRTLFKAPFVTTIAVVSLALGIGANTAIFSLFNQMLLRPLPVQSPDSLVNLSAPGPKPGSQSCSQAGGCDEVFSYAMFRDLERDTKVFSGLAAHRSFGTNLSYEGQTLSGEGMLVSGSYFPTLGLAPALGRLLGPGDDRAVGESAVVVLSHAYWVARFGADESVLNRTIIANGRPLTIVGVAPKGFSSTTLGSNPEIFVPITMRSHMESSFKGFDNRRSYWAYVFGRLAPGVSIDAAQTELSTRYRTIINEVEAPLQTGMSDATMERFRNKPIILTQGQRGQSSVHEEASTPLNLLFAVTGVVLLIACANIANLLLARSAARANEMAVRLSIGASRRRLIGQLLLESCLLAILGGLGGLLVARWTLGAIATILPADAAATLAFQLDWPVMAFAAALSLVTGVLFGLFPAIHSTRPDLASTLKGTAGQPSGARAAARFRMGLVTVQMALSMALLASAGLFTKSLFNVSRVDLGVKLDTLVTFSVSPELNGYPSEKSKAIFERIEEELSALPGVTSVSASMVPLLAGSNWGTSVNVQGFKNGPDIDNHSNYNEVGPDYFSTLGVPLIGGREFTASDRLGGPKVAVVNQAFAKSSASKAKPSAH, encoded by the coding sequence ATGACCAGCCTCAGATTCGCCCTGCGCACCCTGTTCAAGGCCCCATTTGTCACGACCATTGCCGTGGTGTCGCTGGCTCTGGGGATTGGCGCGAACACCGCTATCTTCTCACTCTTCAATCAGATGCTCCTTCGGCCCCTGCCCGTGCAGTCGCCCGACAGCCTCGTGAACCTCTCGGCTCCTGGCCCGAAACCAGGCTCGCAATCGTGCAGTCAGGCGGGAGGGTGCGACGAGGTCTTCAGCTACGCGATGTTTCGCGACCTCGAGCGCGACACCAAGGTCTTCTCCGGCTTGGCCGCCCACCGGAGTTTCGGCACCAACCTCTCGTACGAGGGCCAGACCCTCAGTGGTGAGGGCATGCTCGTGTCCGGCAGCTACTTCCCCACGCTGGGTCTTGCACCCGCGCTGGGACGACTCCTCGGTCCCGGCGACGATCGCGCGGTTGGCGAATCGGCGGTCGTCGTCCTCAGTCACGCCTACTGGGTGGCGCGGTTTGGTGCCGATGAGTCGGTGCTCAACAGGACGATCATCGCCAACGGGCGCCCGCTGACCATTGTCGGCGTCGCGCCGAAGGGATTTTCAAGCACCACGCTGGGATCAAATCCCGAGATCTTCGTTCCCATCACGATGCGCTCTCACATGGAGAGCAGTTTCAAGGGCTTCGACAATCGGCGCAGCTACTGGGCCTACGTTTTTGGCCGTCTTGCGCCGGGAGTGAGTATCGACGCGGCCCAAACCGAGCTGTCCACGCGCTATCGCACGATCATCAACGAAGTTGAGGCGCCGCTGCAGACCGGCATGAGCGACGCCACGATGGAGCGATTCCGCAACAAGCCCATCATCTTGACCCAAGGCCAGCGCGGCCAGAGTAGCGTGCATGAGGAGGCCAGCACGCCACTCAACCTGCTCTTCGCCGTGACAGGCGTCGTCCTCCTGATCGCATGCGCCAACATCGCGAACCTCCTGCTCGCGCGATCGGCGGCCAGGGCAAACGAGATGGCGGTGCGGCTATCAATTGGCGCCAGCCGTCGTCGTCTGATCGGTCAACTCCTGCTCGAATCATGTCTGCTCGCCATCCTTGGAGGCCTCGGCGGCTTGCTCGTGGCTCGCTGGACCCTCGGCGCCATCGCCACCATCCTGCCGGCGGACGCAGCCGCGACTTTGGCGTTTCAACTCGACTGGCCGGTCATGGCGTTTGCCGCAGCGCTCTCCCTGGTTACTGGTGTCCTATTCGGTCTCTTCCCTGCCATTCACAGCACGCGCCCTGATCTGGCGAGCACCCTCAAAGGCACTGCCGGCCAGCCCTCGGGCGCGCGAGCGGCCGCACGCTTCCGCATGGGACTGGTCACCGTGCAAATGGCTCTCTCGATGGCCCTGCTCGCGTCAGCCGGCCTCTTCACCAAGAGCCTGTTCAACGTGAGCCGCGTTGACCTGGGTGTGAAGCTCGACACCCTTGTGACGTTTTCGGTGTCACCTGAGCTGAACGGATACCCGTCTGAAAAATCAAAAGCGATCTTCGAACGGATTGAGGAGGAACTGTCGGCGCTCCCCGGCGTGACAAGTGTCAGCGCCTCGATGGTGCCGCTGCTGGCCGGAAGCAACTGGGGCACGAGCGTAAACGTGCAGGGTTTCAAGAATGGTCCCGACATCGACAACCACTCCAACTACAACGAAGTGGGGCCCGATTACTTCAGCACGCTGGGCGTCCCACTGATCGGCGGGCGCGAATTCACCGCCTCCGATCGACTCGGTGGCCCCAAGGTGGCCGTTGTCAACCAGGCCTTCGCGAAAAGTTCGGCATCGAAGGCAAAGCCGTCGGCACACTGA
- a CDS encoding FtsX-like permease family protein codes for MKQGGDGPLDIEIVGLVQNAKYSEVKDAVPALFFTPYRQDERIGSMSFYIRTAIEPSQFLKSVNTIVSRVDPNLPVEELKTMPQQVQENVFLDRLISTMSAAFATLATLLAAIGLYGVLAFTVSQRTREFGLRMALGAQGSNVKGLVLKQVAILALVGGTIGLAMAWAIGGIAESEEQLFGMKGHDPVVFTAAFVVLSLVALGAGYIPARRASRVDPMRALRWE; via the coding sequence ATGAAGCAGGGTGGTGACGGCCCGCTCGACATCGAGATCGTCGGGCTGGTGCAGAATGCGAAATACAGCGAGGTGAAGGACGCCGTGCCGGCGCTGTTCTTCACACCCTATCGACAGGACGAACGCATCGGCTCCATGTCGTTTTATATCCGCACAGCGATTGAACCGAGCCAGTTCCTCAAGTCCGTGAATACGATCGTCTCAAGAGTGGACCCCAACCTCCCCGTGGAGGAGCTCAAGACGATGCCGCAGCAAGTGCAGGAGAATGTGTTTCTCGATCGGCTGATCAGCACGATGTCGGCGGCGTTCGCGACTCTCGCAACGCTCCTGGCGGCCATCGGCCTCTACGGTGTCCTGGCGTTCACCGTGTCGCAGCGCACGCGCGAGTTCGGTCTCCGGATGGCGCTGGGAGCGCAGGGTTCGAACGTCAAAGGGCTCGTGCTTAAACAGGTCGCCATCCTTGCTCTGGTGGGAGGCACGATTGGGCTCGCGATGGCCTGGGCCATCGGCGGCATTGCTGAATCCGAAGAACAACTCTTCGGTATGAAGGGCCACGACCCGGTGGTCTTCACCGCCGCGTTCGTGGTGCTCAGCCTTGTTGCGCTCGGCGCGGGGTATATCCCAGCGCGACGCGCTTCACGGGTAGACCCCATGCGTGCGCTACGCTGGGAATAA
- a CDS encoding dipeptidase: MINVIDFINTNRDRYVRELKDYLAIPSISALPEHQADMKRCAEWTGAEMTRVGLENVRLVETPGNPVVCGDWLHAEGAPTILFYGHYDVQPVDPLDLWESPPFEATVRDGEIYARGAADDKGQVFMHFKAIEAHMKQNGRLPVNLKVIIEGEEEVGSNNLDDFIRANKALLGADVVVISDSAMFERGIPSICYGLRGLTYFQIDLRGSNSDLHSGVFGGSVANPAMVLAQMLAQMRDKGGRIKIPGFYDDVRELTEAERAEWRKLPWNDNRYRKELGAPKLFGESGYTTLERRWGRPTFEVNGLLSGFTGEGAKTVLPATAMAKVSMRLVPDQHPDKIAALFEEYVRKVAPKTVELKVTRMHGGKPWMADFDNIYVRAAGRAIEQGFGKAPVFCREGGSIPVVSTFQEELGIPSVLFGVGLPDENAHAPNEKLDLANFHGGIVSAAILYQEIARR, from the coding sequence ATGATCAACGTCATCGATTTCATCAACACCAACCGCGACCGATACGTCCGCGAACTCAAAGACTACCTGGCCATCCCTTCGATCAGCGCGCTGCCCGAACATCAGGCGGACATGAAGCGCTGTGCCGAATGGACGGGCGCCGAGATGACTCGCGTCGGCCTCGAGAACGTGCGGCTCGTGGAGACCCCAGGCAACCCGGTGGTGTGCGGCGACTGGCTGCATGCTGAGGGCGCGCCGACCATTCTGTTCTATGGCCACTACGACGTGCAGCCGGTGGACCCACTCGACCTGTGGGAATCGCCGCCCTTTGAGGCCACCGTGCGTGATGGCGAAATCTACGCGCGCGGCGCGGCCGACGACAAGGGCCAGGTGTTCATGCACTTCAAGGCGATTGAAGCGCACATGAAACAGAACGGCCGCCTGCCGGTGAACCTGAAGGTGATCATCGAAGGCGAAGAAGAAGTCGGGTCCAACAACCTGGACGACTTCATTCGCGCAAACAAAGCGCTGCTGGGCGCCGACGTGGTGGTCATTTCCGACTCCGCGATGTTTGAGCGGGGCATTCCATCGATCTGCTACGGCCTGCGCGGACTCACGTACTTCCAGATCGATCTGCGTGGTTCGAATAGCGACCTGCATTCGGGCGTGTTTGGCGGGTCCGTGGCCAATCCCGCGATGGTGCTGGCCCAGATGCTGGCGCAGATGCGCGACAAGGGTGGCCGCATCAAGATCCCCGGGTTTTATGACGACGTCCGCGAGTTGACGGAGGCTGAGCGCGCAGAGTGGCGCAAGTTGCCGTGGAACGACAACCGATACCGCAAGGAACTGGGTGCGCCGAAGTTGTTTGGCGAGTCGGGTTACACGACCTTGGAGCGCCGTTGGGGCCGTCCGACCTTCGAAGTGAATGGACTGCTCAGCGGCTTTACCGGAGAAGGCGCAAAGACCGTGTTGCCGGCCACGGCCATGGCCAAGGTCAGCATGCGGCTTGTGCCCGACCAGCATCCCGACAAGATCGCCGCGCTGTTTGAGGAGTACGTGCGCAAGGTCGCGCCGAAGACTGTGGAGCTGAAGGTCACCCGCATGCACGGCGGCAAGCCGTGGATGGCGGACTTCGACAACATCTACGTGCGCGCGGCAGGCCGTGCGATCGAACAGGGCTTCGGCAAGGCACCGGTGTTCTGCCGCGAAGGTGGATCAATTCCGGTGGTCTCGACGTTCCAGGAAGAGCTGGGCATTCCCTCAGTGCTCTTCGGCGTCGGCCTGCCAGACGAAAACGCCCACGCGCCGAACGAGAAACTCGACCTCGCAAATTTCCACGGGGGCATAGTGTCGGCGGCGATCTTGTATCAGGAGATCGCCAGACGTTAG